Proteins found in one Amycolatopsis aidingensis genomic segment:
- a CDS encoding molybdopterin oxidoreductase family protein has translation MRQVTTENQNTKDTHCPYCALQCGMTLSGTERVEVSPRRFPVNEGGLCQKGWTSAALLDSPARLTTPLVRVDGQLCPASWDTALDLIATRLAGTRARHGADGVAVFGGGGLTNEKAYLLGKFARVALGTSQVDYNGRFCMSSAAAAGIRAFGLDRGLPFPVTDLAGADAVLLAGANPAETMPPFTQHLRSAIQAGGLIVVDPRRTPTAEQASMHLAPAPGTDLALALGILHAVVAEGHLNKSYVDKRTSGFAELWRIVACWWPERVERVTGVSAADQRRVAARLASARNAYVLTARGTEQHADGANMVSGWINLALALGLPGIPGSGYGCLTGQGNGQGGREHGQKADQLPGYRKLDDPAAREHVAAVWGVPADSLPGPGRSAYELLDALGTETGPKAMLVFGSNIAVSAPSSGNITEKLSALDFLVVADLVLSETAALADVVLPVTQWAEEDGTMTNLEGRVLLRRKAIDPPGEVRTDLAVLAGLATRLGQPAHAFPADAESVFTELRAASAGGIADYSGVSYERLRAGEALYWPVPGADHPGTPRMFLDGFAHPDGRARFVPVEHTGPAEPPDPEFPLQATTGRVLQHYQSGAQTRLVAELNQVVPEAYVELHPDTAARAGLADGDLAEITSRRGSATARVRCVPSIRPDLVFLPFHFPGEQRANLLTNPALDPTSRMPEFKVCAVRISAKEDG, from the coding sequence ATGCGGCAGGTCACGACCGAGAACCAGAACACCAAGGACACGCACTGCCCGTACTGCGCGCTGCAGTGCGGGATGACACTTTCCGGCACCGAGCGGGTCGAGGTGAGCCCGCGCCGGTTCCCGGTGAACGAGGGCGGGCTGTGCCAGAAGGGCTGGACCTCGGCCGCCCTGCTGGACTCCCCGGCCAGGCTCACCACCCCGCTGGTCCGGGTGGACGGGCAGCTGTGCCCGGCGAGCTGGGACACCGCGCTGGACCTGATCGCCACCCGGCTTGCCGGGACCAGGGCCCGGCACGGCGCGGACGGGGTCGCGGTCTTCGGCGGTGGCGGGCTCACCAACGAGAAGGCATACCTGCTCGGCAAGTTCGCCAGGGTGGCGCTGGGCACCTCCCAGGTGGATTACAACGGCCGGTTCTGCATGTCCTCGGCCGCGGCCGCGGGTATCCGCGCGTTCGGCCTTGACCGCGGGCTGCCGTTTCCGGTCACCGACCTGGCCGGGGCCGACGCGGTGCTGCTGGCCGGGGCCAACCCCGCGGAGACCATGCCGCCGTTCACCCAGCACCTGCGTAGCGCCATCCAGGCCGGCGGGCTGATCGTGGTGGACCCGCGCCGTACCCCCACCGCGGAACAGGCGAGTATGCATCTCGCCCCGGCCCCTGGCACCGACCTCGCGCTGGCGCTGGGGATCCTGCACGCCGTGGTCGCCGAAGGCCATCTCAACAAATCCTATGTAGACAAAAGGACCTCCGGATTCGCCGAGCTGTGGCGGATCGTCGCGTGCTGGTGGCCGGAACGGGTGGAACGGGTGACCGGGGTGTCCGCGGCAGACCAGCGCAGGGTGGCGGCACGGCTGGCGTCCGCCCGCAACGCCTATGTGCTCACCGCGCGCGGTACCGAGCAGCACGCGGACGGCGCGAACATGGTCAGCGGCTGGATCAACCTGGCACTGGCGCTCGGCCTTCCAGGGATACCGGGCTCGGGCTACGGCTGCCTCACCGGGCAGGGAAACGGCCAGGGCGGCAGGGAGCACGGGCAGAAGGCCGACCAGCTGCCCGGCTACCGCAAGCTGGACGACCCGGCGGCGCGGGAGCATGTGGCGGCGGTGTGGGGCGTGCCAGCGGACTCGCTGCCCGGCCCCGGGCGTTCGGCGTACGAGCTGCTGGACGCGCTGGGCACCGAAACCGGGCCGAAGGCGATGCTTGTGTTCGGCAGCAATATCGCGGTATCCGCGCCCAGCTCGGGAAACATCACCGAGAAACTGTCCGCATTGGACTTCCTGGTGGTCGCGGACCTGGTGCTATCGGAAACCGCGGCGCTGGCCGATGTGGTGCTCCCGGTGACCCAGTGGGCCGAGGAGGACGGCACCATGACCAACCTGGAGGGCAGGGTGCTGTTGCGCCGCAAGGCGATCGACCCGCCCGGTGAGGTGCGCACCGATCTGGCGGTGCTGGCCGGGCTGGCCACCCGGCTCGGCCAGCCGGCGCACGCCTTCCCCGCGGACGCGGAGTCGGTGTTCACCGAGCTGCGGGCGGCCTCGGCAGGTGGGATCGCGGACTACTCCGGCGTCAGCTACGAGCGGCTGCGCGCGGGCGAGGCGCTCTACTGGCCGGTTCCCGGTGCGGACCACCCCGGCACCCCGCGGATGTTCCTGGACGGCTTCGCGCATCCGGACGGGCGTGCCCGGTTCGTCCCGGTGGAGCACACCGGGCCCGCCGAACCACCGGACCCGGAGTTCCCGTTGCAGGCCACCACCGGGCGGGTGTTGCAGCACTACCAGTCCGGGGCGCAGACCCGGCTGGTCGCCGAGCTCAACCAGGTGGTGCCGGAGGCCTATGTGGAACTGCATCCGGACACCGCCGCGCGGGCCGGACTCGCCGATGGTGATCTCGCCGAGATCACCTCGCGCAGGGGCAGCGCCACCGCGCGGGTCCGCTGCGTGCCATCGATCCGCCCGGACCTGGTCTTCCTGCCCTTCCACTTCCCCGGCGAGCAGCGCGCGAACCTGCTCACCAACCCCGCACTCGACCCGACCAGCCGGATGCCCGAGTTCAAGGTCTGCGCCGTGCGGATCTCCGCGAAGGAGGATGGCTGA